The Actinomycetota bacterium genome contains the following window.
GCGTGGCGCTCGTGTTGGCGCCGGATTACGACGTCGTGCCCGACGGGCTGTTTGAAGCTCATCATCTGACGGCTTGGGAGCCCGCGTTCTCGGCGATGTTGGCGGGACTTGCGGTGTATACGATCTTGCGTGAGTACTCGGCGCACCGGGTGGCCGCGCGATTGGCCGAAGAGCATCGCGTTGCTTCGCACTTGGCCGAGCTCGATCAGATGCGAGGGGATGCTGTGGCGTCGGTGACGCATGAGCTGAAAACGCCGCTCACCTCCTTGCTGGGATACGCGATCATCTTGCGCAAGCGCGCGGCTGATCTGAGCGCTCAGCAACGCGACGAGTACATCGCGGTGATGCAAGAGCAAGCGGAGCGCATCCTGCGTCTCATCGAGGAGTTGCTGCAGTCCTCGCGCCTGGAGAGCGGCAAGAGCCGGTTGCGGCGCGCGCCTCTGGATCTCGCCGCCGTTGCCGGAAGGGTTGCTACGGAGTTGGCGGCCGCGCGCGACAGGGAGATCCTCGTGGAGACCCCTTCTCACGATTTAGGGCTCTACGGCGACGAGGCTGCCATGGAACACGTTGTGACGAACCTGGTCGACAACGCGCTGAAGTACTCCTCGGGGACCGTGCGCATCGGGTTGTTCGAAGGCGACGGCGAGGTGTTGCTGACCGTGGCCGACGAGGGCGAAGGGATTGACCCGGAGGAGTTGCCCCACATCTTCGAGCGATTCCAGCAAGCGTCGAACGCGCGCGGGCGGGCCAGCGTCGGCCTCGGGCTGTACATCGTGCGCAATCTCGTGAGCGCGCACGGCGGACGGGTGTGGGCCGACTCCAAGCGCGGCAAGGGCACGACCTTCACGATCGCGCTGCCGCGCCGTCGCGACGGACGGGGCTAGAGCACGCCGAACAAGCGCGCCGGTTTCTCGATCAAGTCGCCCAGGTAGCGCAGGAACCGTCCGGCTTCTGCGCCGTCCACGATCCGGTGATCGAAGGTCAGTGCCAGGGTCATCACATCGCGCGGCACGACCTCGTCCTGAACAACCCACGGTCGTCTCGCGATCACCCCCACCGCGAGGACCGCGCACTCGGGGTAGTTGATGATCGGGGTTCCCGATTCCATCCCGAACGATCCGATGTTGGTGATCGTGATGGTCGAACCGGTGAGGTCGGCGGGACCGATGCGGCCGGCGCGCGCCGCCGCGACGAGGCGGGTAACCTCAGTCGCGATCTCGAAAACGTTGAGTTGATCCGCGTCCTTGATTACCGGTACCAGCAACCCGCGCTCGGTGTCGGTCGCGATGCCGACGTGGTAGGCGCGGCGGACCACAATCTCGGTGGCTTCCTCGTCCCAGCGTGAGTTGATGAGCGGATGCCGGTGCAGTGCCGCCACCAGCGCCTTGATCACGATCGGCAGCGGGGAGATCTTCTGTTCGGCGGCCTCGGGTGCCGTGCTGAGGTCCCGACGCAATTGGGTGAGTTGAGTCGCGTCGATCTGCAGCCACTCGGTCACGTGCGGAATGGAGAACGCCGAGCGGACCATCTTCTCGGCGATCGAGCGGCGAATTGCTCGCACTGGAATCCGCTCGTCTTCGGCGCCCTCCACGACGCGCGCGCGGGGTGCGCGCACCGAGGAGACCGCGACCTCCGCGGGGGCGTCCGATGGGCCGGCGGCGGCCGCATTCTGTACGTCCTCACGCGTGACGCGCCCATCGGGTCCGGTGCCGGCGACCGTGTCGACGTCGATGCCCAATTCGCGGGCCAGTTTGCGCACCGGCGGCGTGGTGAGTGCCCTTGCGGAAGGCGTTTGCGCCCCGGGCTCATCCGAATCGCGCTTGCCGATGCGACGCTGCTTGCGCCGCATCGGCGGGCCGTCCTCGGGTCCGTAACCGACGAGTACTTCTCTGCGCCCGGTCTGTGGGGCGTCGGAGGCCGTTCGGATTGTGATCAGTGTTGCGCCGACGTTCACGCGCGCGCCGACCTCTCCGAACGTCTTCTCCACGGTGCCCTCGTACGGCGACGGAATCTCGACGATAGCCTTCTCGGTCTCGACCTCGACGAGAGGTTGGTTCAGCGCGACGCTGTCGCCTTCGTGAACCAGCCACTGGACGATCTCGGCGTCGGTCAGACCTTCCCCGAGATCGGGCAGTTTGAACTCACGTACCTCGT
Protein-coding sequences here:
- a CDS encoding ATP-binding protein, translated to MSAPVDSGPGRSVPEVIRRARLGIPVAGFAGAIVTIGVALVLAPDYDVVPDGLFEAHHLTAWEPAFSAMLAGLAVYTILREYSAHRVAARLAEEHRVASHLAELDQMRGDAVASVTHELKTPLTSLLGYAIILRKRAADLSAQQRDEYIAVMQEQAERILRLIEELLQSSRLESGKSRLRRAPLDLAAVAGRVATELAAARDREILVETPSHDLGLYGDEAAMEHVVTNLVDNALKYSSGTVRIGLFEGDGEVLLTVADEGEGIDPEELPHIFERFQQASNARGRASVGLGLYIVRNLVSAHGGRVWADSKRGKGTTFTIALPRRRDGRG
- a CDS encoding dihydrolipoamide acetyltransferase family protein — translated: MSDEVREFKLPDLGEGLTDAEIVQWLVHEGDSVALNQPLVEVETEKAIVEIPSPYEGTVEKTFGEVGARVNVGATLITIRTASDAPQTGRREVLVGYGPEDGPPMRRKQRRIGKRDSDEPGAQTPSARALTTPPVRKLARELGIDVDTVAGTGPDGRVTREDVQNAAAAGPSDAPAEVAVSSVRAPRARVVEGAEDERIPVRAIRRSIAEKMVRSAFSIPHVTEWLQIDATQLTQLRRDLSTAPEAAEQKISPLPIVIKALVAALHRHPLINSRWDEEATEIVVRRAYHVGIATDTERGLLVPVIKDADQLNVFEIATEVTRLVAAARAGRIGPADLTGSTITITNIGSFGMESGTPIINYPECAVLAVGVIARRPWVVQDEVVPRDVMTLALTFDHRIVDGAEAGRFLRYLGDLIEKPARLFGVL